GCCTACTTCATCTCAGTTGGGCAAGTTCCTTGGTTTTGTTGATCCTCCTCGCTCCGAGATCTCCAAAGTTATCTCCAAGTTCATCAAACTCCATATTCGCCAGGTACGTAACCTAAAATCTGATATCATCTTCTGCCGTACTTCGTATTCCATGTGTTCGATGAATTTACTGACAGAACACTCGTAGTTTCGTTTCTCATGTTATTTTCTCCTGATCTATGGTAGTTTGAGGAAACTTTTACTTGTTCACTTTGAAAAATCTCAACATGTCAACACAATCTATCAGAACTCACagacccaaaaaaaaaatgatacccATCACCCATATCCAGATGCTTACCTAAAAGCTCAATCAATTCAAAATTTCTTCTCTCATTTCCTTCCATCCTCCATTGCTAAGGCAAGAAATGCACCTCTCTCCCTCGAGATCTCTTCTCTTTATCCAAAGTCGTGCACCGCACACAAGGCACAACCAGGTCTTAGGTAGTCTGTTCATCTTAATTAGCCTGCAAGCCTTGCTAAATGTATGTAATATGTGTACCTAGGCAAATAAGCAATCAAATAGCCGCACTAATTGATGCCTAGATATGAGAATCATTGTgtattcttttgaattttgatgcAATGTCTTTGTTCTTGCCTTTTACCAATCCCTTGCAGAACCCTGGGATGAAGAAAAACCGTAATTTTGAGGAAAAGTTGATGTCTTTGTTGCAAAACCAACAAAGAATTGGGATCCAAGAGATCTCCAAAGTGCTGTTTCCTAACTGAGACTTCACTCAAGGAGACTGCTGATTCAAGTCTTGAGAGTTGAGATTGAGACCCTTTATTCTACAGTTTTTACCAGCGCATTTCCTGTTCCAAATTTTACCCAATTGGAGGATAAATTCGAAtattcatatataaaataaatggatTGTGGTATTGGCATTTGAAGATGTTTTACAGTGCTTAAattttcttttgctttctttgttATGATTCTTTATTTGTTAATGATAATGGTTTGTCATAATTTTTCGGCCCTTTCATTTCCTGATAGAAAATGAATTGTCCTCTCTGGCTATGATTTCTAGTGGGCTGAATTAACTTGGGCATTTATAGGTATGGAATACAAGTCATGGAAGAGCTCAGTCTAAGCTTTGAACTTgagtaaatttaatttgaatgcGAGTTCGAAATTACACAGTACAAAATTCGCTATGAAAATTGCAGATGGTTTCGAATTTTCAGGTCGTCCAAACCCAATTTTAGGCTTACCATCAGTTTCCAACAGCCCTTTGTTATCAAGTTCTCATTGTTTAACGAGGACAAGGCCTCATTTGATTCAAAATATCTTATTTTCTGCGAagtaaattttttagaaaatgaaattaaatgaatttcaaTACTTTAAGAATTACACAAAATTTGTTTACGTGTCACAAAGCTTTCCAGTACTAAAGGGAGCTTAGTGTCATTAGTCTTAGAAAGCACCAAGGACAAATACAAAATTTGCTTTAGCTTCAGTGTTCCCTTCCCCTGAGATGTGAtcaatattcaattttaaatctaagttcaatttatctaaaaatccaaaaattaaattatcttaaataaaaacactcaattttgtgatttttagctaattttttaattacttgattcaataaaaaaatcaagATAAAAATGCTAATTCTTTCAAATAATACGATCAAACATCTACAGCTTCATTTTGGTTTTAAGAAAGATTATACAGGAAAAAAGAACAACTTGTACTTGATTATCAGTCAAGTAATATTTACCCAGATTAGGCCATAAGCCTACCGTAACCAAACAGCGTTATTATAATACAGTATCcgaaaaaatataaacaaaacaaGAGAAAGATCGTCCCTAGGACCAGCAGCTATGCTTAAGGGCTTCTTCAAACCTCTTTTCCATGGCGGAATCACCAGCCGGCAAATGAGCATCCTCCGGCATTGAATCTTTCTCCTGATAACTTCCGCTGAAGATGTTACTGTCTGGTTGGATCCATTTCATAGAACTGAAATTAACCCCAAAGAAGGAGGTTGAAGGGGAGGTAGGAGGAAGAGATGGTGGAGAAGTTGATTTGATATGGGTGGAAAGAATTAGCATCGCCGCTGTAGGAGCCATTGAGTGAAGAAGAAAAACAGAGCAGAGATGATTGGGAAAGCGACATTGTTTTATAATGGATAGCTATTTTGGATAAAACAGGAAAATAAAATCTGTGGGTTTCAAGCAGTTGTTTTTCTGTAGGTCAGGCGGAGCCTGGTGGTGTGGAAATAAAGATAAGGTGATTTCAAGACCACGGGAAACCACATGAGTATGCGTACTAGTAAGcagatttataaattaatttgctATATGGAATActtgttaaattaaaaatatacatattctctttcatttttaatatttaattaattttttttgatattttaaataaataattatagtattatatatatatatatatatatatatatatatatatatatatatatatataaatatatatataatttaactaatattATAGTTAAGGGTGATCATTTAGTCGGTTAATATTAAATTCAACATAACCGAACTAAATTCAACATaaccgaataaattgaaaattaaaattttgatatttataaaaatcaaaccaaattgattttgataaaaaatcgaatcgaattgaatcggtctaattttatttgatatagtACAGTATgatcagtttaaatttttaataatttttttattttttatattttatttttaatattttaaaatttaattaaaatattttaattttaatatgatctaatctctttatattattaaaaataatatattattaatcgattcgattcagttttttgatttttaattttctgatcaaaatcaaattgaatcgaaataattaaaatttttaaaattaaaaagcaaaccgaactgaaatgaataaaaaataaaactgaatttttaaattaatttagttcgatcgatttttttcgtttgaatcgaatactaattataaaattaatttagaagcATACTATTTTAAGTGAAATtgacttttatattatttatataaaaattgttTAGGTTATATATTACAAAACAAAGTTTGTGTATTTTACTAATATAATTTCTAAGTTAGTATTGTCTATGTAAAGTATCTGTATGCTTACAAAATATtgggtattttttaaaatagtcttatactatttaaaattattataataaatcttttaaattaaattcgcATCAATTACatagatttataaaaattataatagttaaatataaattcattatATTATCAATGGCTTcaaatagaaaatttaaattattgcttgttatactttaaaaaaatgCTGATTGTATTGgaaaaaattttcttaataaGATAATAGTAACTTTATTATTATCTAGAAATTTAgaatatgattaataaaatttaaatgtaataagtaataaaaaaatatttttaataccataattaatttatatttaattaatatactcTCCTATTCATTCTTATCTACAATTTTAAAAGTtgttttattcaaaattatttgTTTCTTTAGGAATATTGATTTGCTGGAAATTGAGCTAAACAACGATCGGTTAAGTTCGCGTCCATGCACAATAGTTAATAAACTGATAAAATGGGTAAatgaaatagattttttttagtttagaaTAAATGTATAAAAATGTGTCTCTTGATTTCTTTGcacatttatttttataccGTAATAAAATAGAGTTAATTATCGGATCTCCTGAAAATTGTGCTGAATAGTGGATAGAGAATCATGTATTTATAGGTGCAATGAGAATACGCTAGATTGTATTCTGCTAACGGTAACTTTCTATGAACGTTCGTTTTACTCAGAAGATGGCGAGTTGTGATAGAGTACCGAGTGCTACGACATTTTGATCTTCCTTTTTATGGGTGAGACTTCTATGATCATGTGTCAGCTTATTAGACCCTTGCTATGTAGGCCTATCCTATGTGACAACTCATGACTTATTTTGGATAATTATTATATTGCATCAGAGGTCCCTTATTTGGTCTTTTATTATTCAGATTCGAAGGTTATAGTTGTCCTCACGATCTTAGACATGTGGCATATCTGGATTGACTCTTCATGCTCGCGTCGCTTCGTCTGTTTCTTGACATAAAATGATGATTATCTTGTTTCCCGTGCCATATTCAAAACCTGTCGTCGAAATCGTAATATAAAAACCCTTCTCCTCCAATTTTCACTTTTGCTCTCAACTACTCTCTATTCTTCGAAAAAGACTTGACCACCTAATTTTttattctcccatttcctcaaggtaatttttatttctgctattttccttaaaaaaatgaataggacctctcattcttcttctttatgTCTTCCTCTGGTGGAGGTTCcgtcttgagttctttcttcgGCGATCCTATCTGAGCTTCTACTCCTATCGTTCCATTGCGGGCGGTCCACAATAATGAAAACATCCTTGTGAAGGACATCTCTTCTGTGCTGATCGAGAAGGATGTAGACTGACTGCATGACAACTATCAGATCTATCGGGAGACTTTTCAGGTTTATGCTCCATACTCGAGCGTACGTGTGGATGATTAGATCCCAGTAGAGGATACAATCATGGTTTACGAAGAGTAATTGAAGGTGGGTCTTCGATTTTCTATAGATCCGTTCTTTGTTAAAGTCCTTCGTTTCCATAAGTTTGTGATCGCCCAACTGCACCCAAACAGCTGGAGGGTTTTGGTGGCTTTCTGCTTTGTCTATTTTAAAAACAACATTAAGCCGAGCATAGCCCTCTTTTCACAGCTGTACCAGTTAGGTACTCGAGAGAATGAAGAATTCTTATTCTTCAGTGGGAAGAGAAGCTAGAACCTCTTTGACTGGATATCATTCTCTTTGAAGCATTGGAGGAATAAGTTTTTTCATCCTTTGCCATAGGGTGTCCGGGGGGTTTTGGTCATGTCCACACAAGCTGAAATGTATATGTGGAGTTGAAAAGGATGGGGTCCAGCCGCAGAGGGATGAGAAATAGGTTTGGATTTCCTTCAAAGGATGGCTTCAACTCAGAGAATGGACATTAACGTGGCGGTGAGGAACGCCACGTTGTCCAAGCAAAGCCATTTTCAAGTAGAACAGACTCAATTGTCTTAGCCATCTGTTCAACGAATGCCTCTAATGACCTTGCCTTCACTTGTCAAGCagagtatttttaattttaactatttttaattttgatattatttaacTCACTCAGATTTTATTTTGTGCAGACATGGCcagaaagaagaataagtttgcCGAGGTGGCACGTTTTACCCACAAAGGCAAAGCCGGCTGGCACATCCGATCCTCCTAAAAAACGTTCCCAACAAGAGGAGGCCATCATACTCCTTCCTCCCCCTCCTCCACCTGCAACTGAGGGGGGAACTGCCTCTCAGCCTGAGTCTTCTTCAAGAGGCACTCCTACGGTAGTCCTTATCCTTGCCGATACACCACCTAAAAATGTTGGAGCTGAAGTCTCATGGCTTCAAGGCATCCAACACTTAGTGATGGCACTGACTCGCACGACCTCACTTTTCGAGGAACCTTGACTATCAGTCCTCATGCCTAAGAATGCCCTAAGATTTGGGGATCGTCATTGTTTAAATGCGATCGAGATAGATGATCTCTATGACAACATCATTCACGTCACAATGGAGAGTGCAATGTGCCCATACATGGCCAAGGAATGGGACAAGGCTCTGAGGTGAGAGTTTGTTGCACAGGAGATGGACAAAAATCTCCTGCAAGAGGAGTGTTCGAGGCTAAAGGCTTGGGTTGAAGAGGTGGAGAACACCATGAAGGAGACAATGGAGTCTGTCAATAAACTCCAAGAGAACCTAGATGAGGCTAATATTTCAAAGCTCGCCTCTGAGAATCAAGATAAATCTGTCAAGGACCAATTGGCTATTCTTCAACGCCAAGTCCAGAAGCTGCAGTCTTAGCCACAGGATGTCAGGGCCATCATAGACAAGGTGCCTAAACTAGAAGCTGAGCTTCAGGAGATAGTGGCCTAGGGCAAGGAGATGTTTGTCTAAGGTCAGGACTTCGTCAAGAAAGAGCTCATCAAGCGATTTTCTGCGGAGGGATTCTCCTGGATTGATGATATCTTCTCAAATGAAGaggatgaagatgaagatgGAAAGGAACGAGCTGAGAAGAAGCCAACCAACCGGATCTCTACAACAACTATAATAAACATAGAAAGTACCAATGTAATAGAGACTCGGGAGAAGGAGTTTGAGGATGTCCCTCCTATGTAATTTATTCCTTTTATGAATGAAATCTCgtcttttattttcttgactttATTTTTGCCAAGTTTTTTAAGATCGATACTCGACCATAATTAGAACCCTCATccaattatttttatagataaatCGCCAAATTAAGCTTAAATAACTTGATCAATTTTGTTAACGGGGCTAACACCCGGTCAATGCTTGGCAATACTTGCCTTTTGACATAAAATgacttaaataaaattattaacggGACTTAACATCCCATCATCGGCCTGGAGAATACCCGTCTTGTGGTCTTAACATAAAATAACTTTGGAAAGATTATTAATAATTGGGACTAACACCGGTTATGAGCCTAggggatacccgccttgtgacttTGGCATAAAAAtgtcttaaaaataattttaataatcggGACTAACATCTGGCCATGAGTCTAGCGGATACTTGAGGTCTTggtataaaatgccttaaaaattttaataatcagGACAAAAAACCAGTTATGAGCCTGGCGGATACCCACCTTATGACTTTTTtgtactaaaaaaaatattttgatcaaCAATCTTTAATTTCAGTAAACTACTGTTCCTTATAACTAAATAACAAAGCACATGAAAAAAATAcctcattaaatattattgatagaattttcataaattacaaatattccaAGAATGGGGAATAACCCGACCGTCTAACTTGGCCAATTTATAAGAACCAAAGCGAATAACCTTTGAGACCCTAAACGGTCCTTACCAGACCCGGCACTACTGCCTGTTATATCAGTTCTTGTAAGGACTAAGTCTCCTACATCAAAGACTCAtggtttgattttattattaaacatCCGAGACATCTTGTTCATGTAAACCACCATTTCTGATTGTAGCTTGTTCTTGAAGAAACTCGGCTTGGTCTAGATTAAACTGTATCTCCTTGGGGTCCCCTGAAGACTCAGGGTGTTATGTCCTAAAACTGCTTACTTGGACCTCCATGGGGATTATTGCCTCGATCAGTGAACATTTATTTTTGTtctaataagaaaaataaatattaatttctaaaaattaaaataaaatattaattttattgaaaaagcccagtgagtagaaacaaggaaaacagttcattaattacatgctttcatgaaatgcgtcacagcacaaacaaatcatatcacggattggacctaaccccaaaacatccctaagctatttgcccggccctcaaaaaggcaccacaggacttcgtaatgcctggcccagccaggtcttatccatagggctagtggggtcgtccttggtccaatctccaacaacagtaaataatgcaatgcttcatattcgtgtaactagtgcaatcaatctattacatataaacatgatgcatgagcatgctttaggcatttgatttctttaaaataaaagattaagttagttctactcacctctggcagacgctgaacagactctgcaactgctaacactgatggcctcctcgatccctcgggtctgatcctacacaggtggactcgaatgaggtgccaacacactctaaacaactcataaacaactccacaaaaaccctttaaaacatcacttaaacatgtatagaaaacaaccttgaaaaggctggacagggcactttcggcggcaccttcggcggccgaaccctctctccagagacgaaactcaggcactttcggcggcactttcggcggcaccttcagcggccgaaagtcccactccagagacgaaagtcaggcactttcggcggccgaatccttccttcggcggccgaaagtctgctttcaagccaaaactcaactttcgggggcaaggttaggcggccaatccatgcatccaaaggcaggttcggcggccaaaagccctttcggcggccgaacctgagttcttcccagaagggcagaactcagcctctcatgcattcaagcctcccaaaccttccaaacaccccaaaacagcACCCAACTTcccaaaagcatgcataaacccttaaccatgaacaaaggagcttaaacaagcttaaactccaacaaagaacatcaaaaacatacatagataggttatgacccacataggccaaaaccatcaaaacaacccaaatcctcacatactctctccccatcatgcatactcactcccacatgcattgACTAGCTTAAACTTcctacatatcatcacataaacatatataaacatacatttgcataaaaacccacataaagcctaacatgcatatctacccatacttaaccattaaaacctcttaaaacttacttaaaacttcatgaaacgtaaaagaaagcatagatccacacttacctcttgaagatcgagggtttgtgcatgctctaacttggagatgggagaaaccaactccttgggtctccaagttcccaaaacttgatctaagcttgaaaactcttcaaaacagccataaaactcatgaaaacatgaaggagatgaagaaaaacatgaaaatggccaagggaggacaaaaactcacctgagctcgagaatggggagaaaactcgcccatttctgatctgagggccctttataggtggcctgctgaaccaccttcggcagcctaacgtgccccctaaactcatgcatgttcggcggccgaacttgactttcggcggccgaaccttggtgagTTTAagcaaagctttcggaggccaaaagcgctcccgaaacctttccatgttcggcggccgaacttgactttcgggggccgaacctggcaaacgcctccttggtcttttctttttaaaactcaattcttttcatttaaaaaccataaaatcagtaaaaaccttttagaaaacacattttacccctctagaagcctctggcatcttcataattctagattccaacggagattccgccggaaggtagggattccgatgccggaatctagccgagtattacagccTCTATCTCAGCCCACTCACTGAAATCATCCATTGCCACAATCACAAACTTTCTTGATCCGGTTGCTTTTAGAAAAGGGTCAAAGATGTCTAGCCCCCACTGAAAGAATGGCTAGGGGCTTCCAATTGCTGCTTGCGTCTCACTAGGGATTTGTGGAATGCTTGCATGCACTTAACATCACCGGCACCTCTGGAGGAGTTTCTTTGCATCTTGCATTGTTGTTGGCTAGTAATATCCTTGTCTAAATGCCTTTCGGGCAATCATTCGAGCTCCTTTATGGCTTTCATAATCTCCTTCATAGATATCTTTGAGGATACACTGGTCATTATCCTCCATTACGCACCATAACTACGATTGAGTTAATAAACTCTTGTACAACCAACCATtaattagtgcatatttagagGACCTTCTTATTACCTGCTTGGCCAACAGTTCATCGGCTGGTAATTCGTCCTCAGTCAGAAATTTGTATACCGGCATTATCCATGTTTCACCTTTTTCGATGGAAAAAGACTCCTCTTCATCGGTTGCCAGAGTATGTAGCTCCTCAAACTGGAATGGCTGAGTCAAGTGTTGTTCACTTGCCACCTCCATTTTACTAAATGATCAGCTTCCTCATTTTCACTTTTGGCCATTTGGTGAAGTTCATAGTCGCCTTATATATCTTTGATCCTTGCCATTAACGAGCGAACTTTTTCTTCATATTTAACGAGGTTAGGCTCTCAGACTTTAAATTGTCTATGTTATTGATTAGCAAATAATTGTGAGTAACAAAAAATAACAAACTTCTATATACCTATTTTCGCGATAATTTTCAGCGCTATAATCACAGTCTCGTACTCGGCTACCTTGTTAGTGGCACTAAAGGTGAGTTTTGTTGTATAACGAAGCTTTATTCCAGTTTGACTATGTAGGAGGATTCCAATTCCAGAACCCCTGGCTCTACAGGCACCATCTGCCCAGACCTTCCATTCTT
This region of Manihot esculenta cultivar AM560-2 chromosome 10, M.esculenta_v8, whole genome shotgun sequence genomic DNA includes:
- the LOC110624415 gene encoding uncharacterized protein LOC110624415 codes for the protein MSQFARKAVSSAAKGSLAGSHHSRRPQRVSLPPYASHGSVVNAQLKSKVTPPTSSQLGKFLGFVDPPRSEISKVISKFIKLHIRQNPGMKKNRNFEEKLMSLLQNQQRIGIQEISKVLFPN